From Micromonospora rhizosphaerae, the proteins below share one genomic window:
- a CDS encoding DUF4383 domain-containing protein, whose translation MAHTPVNHPARPIYRAIGGLIGLYFVVFGVLGSIGSAGNDFLAQDDTKILGQGTNLGYSLFAVLLGIVILAGITIGRNLDVAINQFLAYALIVLGLAELAFMRTDANIFNFSIATDIVLLVLALVLLMVGMYGKVGTDKEQEAFEKARLVL comes from the coding sequence ATGGCCCACACCCCCGTCAACCACCCCGCGCGGCCGATCTACCGGGCGATCGGCGGGCTCATTGGTCTGTACTTCGTGGTCTTCGGCGTGCTCGGCAGCATCGGGAGCGCCGGCAACGACTTCCTCGCCCAGGACGACACCAAGATCCTCGGCCAGGGCACGAACCTCGGCTACTCGCTGTTCGCCGTCCTGCTCGGGATCGTGATCCTGGCCGGCATCACCATCGGCCGCAATCTCGACGTGGCGATCAACCAGTTCCTGGCGTACGCGCTGATCGTCCTCGGCCTGGCCGAGCTGGCCTTCATGCGGACCGACGCGAACATCTTCAACTTCAGCATCGCCACGGACATCGTGCTCCTGGTCCTCGCCCTGGTGCTGCTGATGGTCGGCATGTACGGCAAGGTCGGCACCGACAAGGAGCAGGAGGCCTTCGAGAAGGCCCGGCTCGTCCTCTGA
- a CDS encoding DUF4383 domain-containing protein, whose translation MPHFPVNHPARPFYRVLSGLIGLYILVFGVYGTFLTWGDGLFARDGDWVLGLRTNLAFSLVSVVFGAFLLIGATRRTNLGHYMNLTAGGVFLLTAILMMAVLQTTANFLNFSMSTVIVSMLFGLILLGTGLYDKVGPPEHAEDERRHRNHTISEAGTR comes from the coding sequence ATGCCGCACTTTCCGGTGAACCACCCCGCGCGCCCGTTCTACCGGGTCCTCTCCGGACTCATCGGGCTCTACATCCTGGTCTTCGGCGTGTATGGGACGTTCCTGACCTGGGGCGACGGGCTCTTCGCGCGGGACGGAGACTGGGTGCTCGGGCTCCGCACCAACCTGGCGTTCTCGCTGGTCTCCGTGGTGTTCGGCGCCTTCCTGCTGATCGGGGCGACCCGGCGCACCAACCTCGGCCACTACATGAACCTGACCGCCGGGGGCGTCTTCCTGCTCACCGCCATCCTGATGATGGCCGTGCTGCAGACCACGGCGAACTTCCTCAACTTCTCGATGTCGACCGTCATCGTGTCGATGCTGTTCGGGCTGATCCTGCTGGGCACCGGCCTGTACGACAAGGTCGGCCCGCCCGAGCACGCCGAGGACGAGCGGCGCCACCGTAACCACACCATCTCCGAGGCCGGCACCCGCTGA
- a CDS encoding TetR/AcrR family transcriptional regulator, translating to MTDGNDASTARRRAVAAAKPSSRVRMSATQRREQLISIARQIFAERGFDATSIEEVAARAKVSKPVVYEHFGGKEGLYAVVVDREVRSLLDRITTALTAGHPRELLEQAALTLLTYIEEETSGFRVLVRESPLMSATGNFSSVMNDVAHQVEHILGAEFSSRGYDPKLAELYSQALVGMVALTGRWWLEVRKPRKETVAAHLVNLAWNGLSHLEAKPGLITVRKPG from the coding sequence ATGACCGACGGCAACGACGCCAGCACCGCCCGGCGGCGGGCGGTCGCGGCGGCCAAGCCGTCCTCGCGGGTACGGATGTCCGCGACGCAGCGCCGCGAGCAGCTGATCTCGATCGCCCGGCAGATCTTCGCCGAGCGCGGCTTCGACGCCACCTCGATCGAGGAGGTGGCCGCCCGGGCCAAGGTCTCCAAGCCGGTGGTCTACGAGCACTTCGGCGGCAAGGAGGGGCTCTACGCCGTGGTGGTGGACCGGGAGGTCCGCTCGCTGCTGGACCGGATTACCACGGCGTTGACCGCCGGGCATCCCCGCGAGCTGCTGGAGCAGGCGGCGTTGACCCTGCTGACCTACATCGAGGAGGAGACCAGCGGGTTCCGGGTGCTGGTCCGGGAGTCGCCGCTGATGTCGGCGACGGGCAACTTCAGCAGCGTGATGAACGACGTCGCGCACCAGGTGGAGCACATCCTGGGGGCGGAGTTCTCCAGCCGGGGGTACGACCCGAAGCTGGCCGAGCTCTACTCGCAGGCGCTGGTCGGCATGGTGGCGTTGACCGGGCGCTGGTGGCTGGAGGTGCGCAAGCCGCGCAAGGAGACGGTCGCCGCCCACCTGGTCAACCTGGCCTGGAACGGGTTGTCGCACCTGGAGGCGAAGCCGGGCCTGATCACGGTCCGCAAGCCGGGCTGA
- a CDS encoding acyl-CoA desaturase, producing the protein MSTALTDPNAAGPKPLTQGQQSRGILIALWAFVVIPFLALLAAVPVAWGGWLGWTDIIIAGFWYVLSGLGITVGYHRYFTHGSFKAKPWLRVVLAVAGSFAVQGEIIQWVADHRRHHAFSDQEGDPHSPWRFGESVGGLARGLFHAHVGWLFNRELSNRERFAPDLLADPATRRVDRLFPLLVVTSVLGPALMGGLLTWSWQGALTALFWGGLVRIALLHHVTWSINSVCHVYGERPFAVRQGDRASNFWPLAVLSFGESWHNLHHAEPTSARHGVLRGQIDISARVIWLFEKIGAAWAVRWPKPERITAKLVKPVAER; encoded by the coding sequence ATGTCGACCGCCCTCACCGACCCGAACGCCGCCGGACCCAAGCCGCTGACCCAGGGCCAGCAGTCCCGGGGCATCTTGATCGCCCTCTGGGCGTTCGTCGTGATTCCGTTCCTCGCCCTGCTCGCCGCCGTCCCGGTCGCCTGGGGCGGTTGGCTGGGCTGGACGGACATCATCATCGCCGGCTTCTGGTACGTGCTGTCCGGGCTCGGCATCACCGTCGGCTACCACCGCTACTTCACCCACGGCTCCTTCAAGGCGAAGCCGTGGCTGCGGGTGGTGCTGGCGGTGGCCGGCTCGTTCGCGGTGCAGGGCGAGATCATCCAGTGGGTGGCCGACCACCGCCGGCACCACGCCTTCTCCGACCAGGAGGGCGATCCACACTCGCCGTGGCGGTTCGGCGAGAGTGTCGGGGGGCTGGCCCGCGGTCTGTTCCACGCCCACGTCGGCTGGCTCTTCAACCGAGAGCTCTCCAACCGCGAGCGGTTCGCCCCGGACCTGCTCGCCGATCCGGCCACCCGTCGGGTCGACCGGCTCTTTCCGCTGCTGGTGGTCACCTCGGTGCTCGGGCCGGCGCTGATGGGCGGGCTGCTGACCTGGTCCTGGCAGGGCGCGCTGACCGCGCTCTTCTGGGGCGGCCTGGTCCGGATCGCGCTGCTGCACCACGTGACCTGGTCGATCAACTCGGTGTGCCACGTCTACGGAGAGCGCCCGTTCGCGGTCCGCCAGGGCGACCGGGCGTCGAACTTCTGGCCGCTGGCCGTCCTGTCGTTCGGGGAGAGCTGGCACAACCTGCACCACGCCGAGCCGACCAGCGCCCGGCACGGGGTGCTGCGCGGGCAGATCGACATCTCCGCCCGGGTGATCTGGCTCTTCGAGAAGATCGGCGCGGCCTGGGCGGTGCGCTGGCCGAAGCCGGAACGGATCACGGCCAAGTTGGTGAAGCCGGTCGCGGAGCGGTAA
- a CDS encoding helix-turn-helix domain-containing protein has product MTDSLAASDVPPDGVRRYRGRKPDLYEKALALRREGRPVGEIAERVGVSKSTAYLWTRHLPLDPELVRERRRSHSRAMTDAQWSAHRAARDAARAATVAATAAWVRRLRYRELVLLGAAIYWCEGGKAKPWRPHDCRVKFINSDPLLVTLFLRFLDALGVPRAALRFRVSIHESADVPEAVRWWAELVGVPPEQFQRTSLKRHRPVTTRQNVGQDYHGCLTVDVLRSSRLYWKIEGIMKGMADEDRRRER; this is encoded by the coding sequence GTGACCGATTCCCTTGCCGCCTCCGACGTTCCTCCCGACGGCGTCCGCCGTTACCGAGGGCGCAAGCCGGACCTGTACGAGAAGGCTCTCGCCTTGCGCCGAGAGGGTCGCCCAGTTGGGGAGATTGCCGAGCGCGTCGGGGTATCGAAGTCGACGGCCTACCTGTGGACGCGACATCTGCCGTTGGATCCGGAACTTGTCCGGGAGCGGCGGCGGTCCCATTCGCGGGCCATGACCGATGCGCAGTGGAGCGCGCACCGTGCCGCCCGCGACGCCGCCCGGGCCGCCACCGTCGCTGCCACGGCCGCATGGGTCCGCCGGCTCCGCTATCGGGAGCTCGTGCTGTTGGGTGCGGCGATCTACTGGTGCGAAGGGGGCAAGGCCAAGCCCTGGCGCCCGCACGACTGCCGGGTCAAGTTCATCAACAGCGACCCGCTGCTGGTGACCCTCTTTCTGCGCTTCCTCGACGCGCTCGGAGTTCCGCGCGCGGCGCTGCGATTCCGGGTGAGCATCCACGAGAGCGCCGACGTGCCAGAGGCGGTGCGCTGGTGGGCTGAGCTGGTCGGCGTGCCGCCGGAGCAGTTTCAGCGGACCTCGCTGAAGAGGCATCGGCCGGTGACCACGCGACAGAACGTCGGTCAGGACTATCACGGCTGCCTAACCGTCGACGTCCTCCGGTCGAGCCGGCTCTACTGGAAGATCGAAGGGATCATGAAGGGAATGGCCGATGAGGACCGACGTCGGGAACGGTAA
- the glmU gene encoding bifunctional UDP-N-acetylglucosamine diphosphorylase/glucosamine-1-phosphate N-acetyltransferase GlmU, with protein sequence MSQPHPRTVVVLAAGEGKRMKSALPKVLHPLLGRTLLGHVLAAAAPLRADRTVVVVGHGAEQVRAHLDEIAPDATPVLQAQQLGTGHAVRIALDAAPNATGTVVVINGDVPLLRSETVAALVEAHEHAGTAATVLAAEVPDPTGLGRIVRDSAGRLERIVEERDATPDQRALREINAGIYAFDAARLREALGKLSTDNEQGEEYLTDVFRLLNDAGEPVAVHVAADYVETLGCNDRVELAALRRLLRDRVNEGWMRTGVSILDPQTTWIDVTVAVERDAVIDQNTQLRGATVVGAEAVVGPDVTLIDTVVGPAATVLRSHAVNAEVGAGASVGPYAYLRPAARLAEKSKVGTFVEVKNSELGAGAKVPHLSYVGDATIGAKANIGAATIFVNYDGVNKHHTTVGEAAFIGCDTSLIAPVEVGAGAYVAAGSAITQDVPPGALGVTRAPQRSIDGWVARKRAGTASAQAAERARQATEGASGGAATAREGEPPHGSAETAGPASGSGDTATE encoded by the coding sequence GTGTCCCAGCCCCACCCCCGCACCGTTGTCGTGCTCGCCGCCGGTGAGGGCAAGCGGATGAAGTCGGCCCTGCCCAAGGTGCTGCACCCGCTGCTCGGTCGTACCCTCCTGGGCCACGTGCTGGCCGCGGCCGCGCCGCTGCGCGCGGACCGCACTGTGGTGGTGGTCGGCCACGGCGCCGAGCAGGTCCGGGCCCACCTGGACGAGATCGCCCCGGACGCCACCCCGGTGCTCCAGGCCCAGCAGCTCGGCACCGGCCACGCGGTGCGGATCGCGCTGGACGCCGCACCGAACGCCACCGGCACCGTCGTGGTGATCAACGGGGACGTGCCGCTGCTGCGGTCCGAGACCGTCGCCGCGCTCGTCGAGGCGCACGAGCACGCGGGCACGGCGGCGACCGTGCTCGCCGCCGAGGTGCCCGACCCGACCGGCCTCGGCCGGATCGTGCGGGACTCCGCCGGGCGGCTGGAGCGGATCGTCGAGGAGCGCGACGCCACTCCCGATCAGCGGGCGCTGCGGGAGATCAACGCCGGCATCTACGCGTTCGACGCGGCGCGGCTGCGCGAGGCGCTGGGCAAGCTCTCCACGGACAACGAGCAGGGTGAGGAGTACCTCACCGACGTCTTCCGGCTGCTCAACGACGCGGGCGAGCCGGTGGCCGTGCACGTCGCCGCCGATTACGTGGAGACCCTGGGCTGCAACGACCGGGTGGAGCTGGCGGCGCTGCGCCGGCTGCTGCGCGACCGGGTCAACGAGGGCTGGATGCGGACCGGGGTGAGCATCCTCGACCCGCAGACCACCTGGATCGACGTGACGGTGGCGGTCGAGCGGGACGCGGTGATCGACCAGAACACCCAGCTGCGCGGGGCGACCGTGGTCGGCGCCGAGGCGGTCGTCGGGCCGGACGTGACGCTGATCGACACGGTGGTCGGCCCGGCCGCGACCGTGCTGCGCAGCCACGCGGTGAACGCCGAGGTCGGCGCCGGCGCCAGCGTCGGCCCGTACGCCTACCTGCGGCCGGCCGCGCGACTCGCCGAGAAGTCCAAGGTCGGCACGTTCGTCGAGGTGAAGAACTCCGAGCTGGGGGCGGGTGCCAAGGTGCCCCACCTGTCGTACGTGGGTGACGCGACGATCGGCGCGAAGGCGAACATCGGCGCCGCGACGATCTTCGTGAACTACGACGGGGTGAACAAGCACCACACGACCGTCGGTGAGGCGGCCTTCATCGGCTGCGACACCAGCCTGATCGCCCCCGTCGAGGTGGGCGCCGGGGCGTACGTGGCCGCCGGCAGCGCGATCACCCAGGACGTGCCGCCGGGCGCGCTCGGCGTGACCCGGGCCCCGCAGCGCAGCATCGACGGCTGGGTGGCCCGGAAGCGGGCCGGCACCGCCTCCGCGCAGGCGGCCGAGCGGGCACGGCAGGCCACCGAGGGTGCGTCGGGCGGGGCCGCTACCGCAAGGGAAGGTGAGCCACCGCACGGGAGCGCCGAGACGGCGGGACCGGCGTCCGGCTCGGGGGATACTGCAACTGAATAA
- a CDS encoding ribose-phosphate diphosphokinase codes for MGSIVAENRKSLMLFSGRGFPELAKEIGEVLGVAPTPTSAYEFANGELFVRYKDSVRGSDAFVVQSVTHGVNKWVMETLIMIDALKRGSAKRITVVLPYYPYSRQDKKHRGREPISARLVADLLKTAGANRILTVDLHTAQIQGFFNGPVDHLFAMDTLAEYVEHRYAGRPMTVVAPDSGRVRVAERWTDRLGGCPLAFIHKTRDPMKPNQVVANRVVGEVEGRVCLVVDDMIDTGGTITKAADILKEAGAAEIVVAATHALMSDPATERLKNSPISEVVVTNTLPLPPEKQLDKITVLSIAPLLARAIREVFDDGSVTTLFGGLS; via the coding sequence ATGGGCAGCATCGTCGCCGAAAACCGCAAGAGCCTGATGCTCTTCTCCGGACGTGGCTTTCCAGAGTTGGCCAAGGAGATCGGTGAGGTGCTCGGCGTCGCGCCGACGCCCACCTCCGCATACGAGTTCGCGAACGGCGAGCTGTTCGTGCGGTACAAGGACTCCGTTCGTGGCTCTGACGCCTTCGTCGTGCAGTCCGTCACGCACGGCGTGAACAAGTGGGTCATGGAGACCCTGATCATGATCGACGCGCTGAAGCGCGGCTCGGCGAAGCGGATCACCGTGGTCCTGCCGTACTACCCGTACTCGCGGCAGGACAAGAAGCACCGCGGCCGGGAGCCGATCTCGGCCCGGCTGGTGGCCGATCTGCTGAAGACCGCCGGCGCGAACCGGATCCTCACCGTCGACCTGCACACCGCGCAGATCCAGGGCTTCTTCAACGGCCCGGTGGATCACCTCTTCGCGATGGACACGCTGGCCGAGTACGTCGAGCACCGGTACGCGGGCCGGCCGATGACCGTGGTCGCCCCCGACTCGGGCCGGGTGCGGGTGGCCGAGCGCTGGACGGACCGGCTGGGCGGCTGCCCGCTGGCGTTCATCCACAAGACCCGTGACCCGATGAAGCCGAACCAGGTGGTGGCGAACCGGGTGGTCGGGGAGGTCGAGGGTCGGGTCTGCCTGGTCGTCGACGACATGATCGACACCGGTGGCACGATCACCAAGGCCGCCGACATCCTCAAGGAGGCCGGTGCGGCGGAGATCGTCGTCGCCGCCACCCACGCCCTGATGTCGGACCCGGCGACCGAGCGGCTGAAGAACAGCCCGATCAGCGAGGTTGTGGTGACCAACACCCTGCCGCTGCCGCCGGAGAAGCAGCTCGACAAGATCACCGTGCTGTCGATCGCGCCGCTGCTGGCCCGGGCGATCCGGGAGGTCTTCGACGACGGCTCGGTGACCACCCTCTTCGGCGGCCTGAGCTGA
- a CDS encoding 50S ribosomal protein L25/general stress protein Ctc, giving the protein MSEVKISAEPRTEFGKGGARRTRRAGKVPAVLYGHGEKPKHIALPAREFAAAIRKGGANQLFAIEVSDGTQVLALPKAIQRDPIKDTFEHVDLLLVRRGEKVTVEVPVELTGEPVRDTLIVHDHDTLSVTADAARVPDHLEASIEGAVPGVQVTAADVKLPSGVELAADPELPVATVTAAPTAEQLEATLPEVEEAAEEAEAEVGEETTAEGAEAVAAEGEGTPTESTQA; this is encoded by the coding sequence GTGTCCGAGGTAAAGATCAGCGCCGAGCCCCGTACCGAGTTCGGCAAGGGTGGTGCCCGTCGTACCCGCCGGGCCGGCAAGGTGCCCGCCGTGCTGTACGGCCACGGCGAGAAGCCCAAGCACATCGCGCTCCCGGCGCGTGAGTTCGCCGCCGCGATCCGCAAGGGCGGCGCCAACCAGCTCTTCGCGATCGAGGTCAGCGACGGCACCCAGGTGCTGGCGCTGCCGAAGGCGATCCAGCGTGACCCGATCAAGGACACCTTCGAGCACGTCGACCTGCTGCTGGTCCGCCGCGGCGAGAAGGTCACCGTCGAGGTCCCGGTCGAGCTGACCGGCGAGCCCGTCCGGGACACCCTGATCGTGCACGACCACGACACCCTTTCGGTGACCGCCGACGCCGCCCGGGTGCCGGACCACCTGGAGGCCTCGATCGAGGGCGCGGTGCCGGGTGTCCAGGTCACCGCCGCCGACGTGAAGCTGCCGAGCGGCGTCGAGCTGGCCGCCGACCCGGAGCTGCCGGTCGCCACGGTCACCGCCGCGCCGACCGCCGAGCAGCTCGAGGCCACCCTCCCCGAGGTCGAGGAGGCCGCCGAGGAGGCCGAGGCCGAGGTCGGCGAGGAGACCACCGCCGAGGGTGCCGAGGCCGTTGCGGCCGAGGGCGAGGGGACCCCGACCGAGTCGACCCAGGCCTGA
- the pth gene encoding aminoacyl-tRNA hydrolase, translating to MTDEAGPWLVVGLGNPGREYAGNRHNVGFMVADLLAGRLGAKFGRHKRAVAEVAEGRLGFGGPKLVLVKPLTYMNLSGGPVAALAQFHKIPPQRVIAVHDELDIPYGQLRVKCGGGEGGHNGLRSMSKSLGTKEYVRVRFGIGRPPGRQDPADYVLSDFSSVERKELEFLVDRAADMVESVVTRGVEPTQNLYHGA from the coding sequence GTGACGGACGAGGCGGGGCCGTGGCTGGTGGTCGGCCTGGGCAACCCCGGTCGGGAGTACGCGGGTAACCGGCACAACGTCGGCTTCATGGTGGCGGACCTGCTCGCCGGTCGGCTGGGCGCGAAGTTCGGCCGGCACAAGCGGGCGGTGGCAGAGGTCGCCGAGGGGCGGCTCGGGTTCGGCGGCCCGAAGCTGGTGCTGGTGAAGCCGCTGACGTACATGAACCTCTCCGGCGGGCCGGTCGCCGCGCTGGCGCAGTTCCACAAGATCCCGCCGCAGCGGGTGATCGCCGTGCACGACGAGCTGGACATCCCGTACGGGCAGCTGCGGGTGAAGTGCGGTGGCGGCGAGGGCGGGCACAACGGCCTGCGGTCGATGTCGAAGTCGCTCGGGACGAAGGAGTACGTCCGGGTACGGTTCGGTATCGGGCGGCCACCGGGGCGGCAGGACCCGGCCGACTACGTGCTGTCGGACTTCTCCTCCGTCGAGCGCAAGGAGCTGGAGTTCCTGGTGGACCGGGCGGCGGACATGGTGGAGTCGGTGGTCACCCGCGGGGTGGAGCCGACGCAGAACCTCTACCACGGGGCCTGA
- a CDS encoding inositol monophosphatase family protein has translation MGNPPMIDGAFARWLAARAGQALVNLRSEMGFADPGALKSAGDKVSHDLIRTQLAQWRPGDAVLSEEDEGSRLAWTAEVTTEAVSRLNADRVWIIDPLDGTREFSEEGRSDWAVHVALWARNAPTPHGLVAGAVALPAQHRVLATDYPPAYPPMTVEAATSGGVRAIRLAASRSRPPVFLTDLAEDIGAHLVPMGSAGAKIAAVVTGEVDAYIHAGGQYEWDSAAPVAVATATGLHASRIDGSALKYNEADPRLPDLLVCRKDLASRLLAALQRHSG, from the coding sequence ATGGGCAATCCTCCGATGATCGACGGCGCGTTCGCCCGGTGGCTGGCGGCGCGGGCCGGGCAGGCGCTGGTCAACCTGCGGTCGGAGATGGGCTTCGCGGACCCGGGGGCGTTGAAGTCGGCCGGGGACAAGGTCTCGCACGACCTGATCCGGACGCAGCTGGCGCAGTGGCGCCCGGGTGACGCGGTGCTCTCCGAGGAGGACGAGGGCTCCCGGCTGGCCTGGACGGCGGAGGTGACCACCGAGGCGGTGTCCCGGCTGAACGCCGACCGGGTCTGGATCATCGATCCGCTGGACGGCACCCGGGAGTTCTCCGAGGAGGGGCGCTCGGACTGGGCGGTGCACGTGGCGCTCTGGGCGCGCAACGCGCCGACCCCGCACGGCCTGGTCGCCGGCGCCGTGGCACTGCCGGCGCAGCACCGGGTGCTGGCCACGGACTACCCGCCGGCGTACCCGCCGATGACGGTGGAGGCGGCGACCTCGGGCGGCGTGCGGGCCATCCGGTTGGCGGCCAGCCGTAGCCGTCCGCCGGTTTTCCTGACCGATCTGGCCGAGGACATCGGCGCTCATCTGGTCCCGATGGGCTCGGCGGGCGCGAAGATCGCCGCGGTGGTCACCGGTGAGGTCGACGCGTACATCCACGCGGGCGGTCAGTACGAGTGGGATTCGGCCGCTCCGGTCGCTGTGGCGACGGCCACCGGCCTGCACGCTTCCCGGATCGACGGTTCTGCGCTGAAATACAACGAGGCCGACCCGCGCCTGCCCGACCTGCTGGTCTGCCGCAAGGATCTCGCCAGTCGGTTGCTTGCAGCGCTGCAGCGGCATTCCGGGTAG
- the cysD gene encoding sulfate adenylyltransferase subunit CysD produces the protein MTAAAAYQVSHLDALEAESIFVMREVVAEMERPVLLFSGGKDSIVMLRLAQKAFAPANIPFPVMHVDTGHNFPEVLEYRDQRVAELGLQLIVASVPAALAKGLVRESADGMRNRIQTPVLLDAVEKHRFDALFGGARRDEEKARAKERVFSFRDEFGQWDPKNQRPELWALYNGRHHPGESIRVFPLSNWTELDVWHYIARERIPLPSIYYAHQREVIERDGMLYAVNEFFRPRAGEEPFKAQVRYRTVGDASCTAAVRSDADTVEKVIEEVAATRITERGATRGDDRVSEAAMEDRKREGYF, from the coding sequence ATGACCGCGGCCGCCGCTTACCAGGTCTCCCACCTCGACGCGCTTGAGGCGGAGAGCATCTTCGTGATGCGCGAGGTGGTCGCCGAGATGGAGCGCCCGGTGCTGCTCTTCTCCGGTGGCAAGGACTCGATCGTGATGCTGCGGCTGGCGCAGAAGGCGTTCGCCCCGGCCAACATCCCCTTCCCGGTCATGCACGTGGACACCGGCCACAACTTCCCGGAGGTCCTGGAGTACCGCGACCAGCGGGTCGCCGAGTTGGGCCTGCAGCTGATCGTGGCCAGCGTGCCGGCGGCCCTGGCCAAGGGGCTGGTCCGCGAGTCGGCGGACGGGATGCGTAACCGGATCCAGACCCCGGTGCTGCTCGACGCGGTGGAGAAGCACCGCTTCGACGCGCTCTTCGGCGGCGCCCGCCGGGACGAGGAGAAGGCCCGGGCCAAGGAGCGGGTGTTCAGCTTCCGCGACGAGTTCGGCCAGTGGGACCCGAAGAACCAGCGTCCGGAGCTGTGGGCGCTCTACAACGGCCGGCACCACCCGGGCGAGTCGATCCGCGTCTTCCCCCTCTCCAACTGGACCGAGCTGGATGTCTGGCACTACATCGCCCGGGAGCGGATCCCACTGCCGTCGATCTACTACGCGCACCAGCGCGAGGTGATCGAGCGAGACGGCATGCTCTACGCGGTCAACGAGTTCTTCCGCCCGCGGGCGGGCGAGGAGCCGTTCAAGGCGCAGGTGCGCTACCGCACGGTGGGCGACGCCTCCTGCACCGCCGCCGTCCGGTCGGACGCCGACACGGTGGAGAAGGTGATCGAGGAGGTCGCCGCCACCCGGATCACCGAGCGCGGCGCGACCCGCGGCGACGACCGGGTCAGCGAGGCCGCCATGGAGGACCGCAAGCGGGAGGGCTACTTCTGA
- the cysN gene encoding sulfate adenylyltransferase subunit CysN, which produces MSVETAAPAADTRPAEGRPMDLLRFATAGSVDDGKSTLIGRLLYDTKSLFTDQLAAVEAVSAARGDEYTNLALLTDGLRAEREQGITIDVAYRYFATPRRKFIIADTPGHIQYTRNMVTGASTADLALILVDARKGLVEQSRRHAFLCSLLRVPHLVLCVNKMDLVDWSQEVFERIADEFTAFAAKLDVPDLTVVPISALKGDNIVARSENMPWYEGPSLLHHLEHVHIASDRNLVDVRFPVQYVIRPQSTTVTDYRGYAGQVASGVLKPGDEVMVLPSGFTSRIASVETADGPVDEAFPPMSVTVRLTDEIDISRGDMICRPNNAPAVAQDIEAMVCWMDETRPLQVGGKYAIKHTTRAARAIVRGLHYRLDINSLHRDETAGELKLNEIGRVRLRTTVPLLADEYRRNRTTGGFVIIDETTNRTVGAGMIVEAS; this is translated from the coding sequence ATGAGCGTCGAGACCGCGGCCCCGGCCGCCGACACCCGGCCGGCCGAGGGGCGGCCGATGGACCTGCTGCGGTTCGCCACCGCGGGCAGCGTCGACGACGGCAAGTCCACCCTGATCGGTCGGCTGCTGTACGACACGAAGTCCCTCTTCACCGACCAGCTGGCCGCGGTCGAGGCAGTCAGCGCGGCGCGGGGCGACGAATACACCAACCTGGCGCTGCTCACCGACGGCCTGCGGGCCGAGCGGGAGCAGGGCATCACCATCGACGTGGCGTACCGCTACTTCGCCACCCCCCGGCGGAAGTTCATCATCGCCGACACCCCGGGGCACATCCAGTACACCCGGAACATGGTCACCGGCGCCTCCACCGCCGACCTGGCGCTGATCCTGGTGGACGCCCGCAAGGGCCTGGTGGAGCAGTCCCGGCGGCACGCGTTCCTCTGCTCGCTGCTGCGGGTGCCGCACCTGGTCCTCTGCGTCAACAAGATGGACCTGGTGGACTGGTCGCAGGAGGTGTTCGAGCGGATCGCCGACGAGTTCACCGCGTTCGCCGCCAAGCTGGACGTGCCGGACCTGACCGTGGTGCCGATCTCCGCCCTCAAGGGCGACAACATCGTCGCCCGCTCGGAGAACATGCCCTGGTACGAGGGGCCGTCGCTGCTGCACCACCTGGAGCACGTGCACATCGCCAGCGACCGCAACCTGGTCGACGTCCGGTTCCCGGTGCAGTACGTGATCCGGCCGCAGTCCACCACCGTCACCGACTACCGGGGTTACGCCGGTCAGGTGGCCTCCGGCGTGCTCAAGCCGGGCGACGAGGTGATGGTGCTGCCGTCCGGCTTCACCAGCCGAATCGCCTCGGTGGAGACCGCCGACGGGCCGGTCGACGAGGCGTTCCCGCCGATGTCGGTGACCGTCCGGCTGACCGACGAGATCGACATCTCCCGCGGCGACATGATCTGCCGGCCGAACAACGCCCCGGCGGTCGCGCAGGACATCGAGGCGATGGTCTGCTGGATGGACGAGACCCGTCCGCTGCAGGTCGGCGGCAAGTACGCGATCAAGCACACCACCCGGGCGGCGCGGGCGATCGTCCGTGGGCTGCATTACCGGCTGGACATCAACTCCTTGCACCGGGACGAGACGGCCGGTGAGCTGAAGCTCAACGAGATCGGCCGGGTCCGGCTGCGGACCACGGTGCCGCTGCTGGCGGACGAGTACCGCCGGAACCGCACCACCGGCGGTTTCGTGATCATCGACGAGACCACCAACCGCACCGTCGGCGCCGGCATGATCGTCGAGGCCAGCTGA